In Iodobacter fluviatilis, one DNA window encodes the following:
- the rnc gene encoding ribonuclease III — protein sequence MSVVLPPERLLRVLSYTFKEPKLFKQALTHRSFSSTHNERLEFIGDGILNSLIARALYLTFPKLPEGDLSRLRASLVRQEALASIASELNLGDFIWLGEGELKSGGHRRPSILADALEAILGAIWLDGGFDAADTVVNALFASRIAAIDPLLGAKDAKTSLQEWLQARRYTLPAYTILRQDGESPDQIFEVSCCIAEAKLLTKGVGTSRRAAEQLAAESALAILREQFPGKHKSPDSAPLKSKHAAKPAAKGKRV from the coding sequence GTGAGTGTTGTTCTTCCCCCAGAGCGCCTTTTAAGGGTGCTCTCTTATACTTTTAAAGAGCCAAAACTCTTTAAACAAGCTTTAACCCATCGTAGTTTTTCTTCTACGCATAATGAGCGGCTGGAGTTTATTGGCGATGGCATTTTAAATTCGCTGATTGCCCGTGCGCTTTATCTGACGTTTCCTAAACTTCCCGAGGGTGATTTATCGCGTCTTCGGGCCAGCTTGGTTCGCCAGGAAGCACTGGCCAGTATTGCCAGCGAGCTTAATTTGGGTGACTTTATCTGGCTTGGTGAAGGCGAGCTGAAAAGTGGCGGGCATCGCCGGCCTTCAATTCTGGCCGATGCACTTGAGGCTATTTTGGGTGCAATCTGGCTTGACGGTGGTTTTGATGCGGCAGATACCGTGGTCAATGCTTTGTTTGCCTCTAGGATTGCTGCCATTGATCCGCTGCTTGGTGCAAAAGATGCCAAGACCAGCTTGCAGGAGTGGCTGCAGGCCCGCCGTTATACGCTACCAGCGTACACTATTCTCAGGCAGGACGGCGAATCGCCGGATCAGATTTTTGAAGTGAGTTGCTGCATTGCGGAGGCCAAATTGCTGACTAAAGGCGTGGGCACCAGCCGCCGCGCTGCTGAGCAATTGGCGGCTGAATCCGCTCTTGCCATTCTGAGGGAGCAGTTTCCGGGTAAACATAAAAGCCCGG